Genomic window (Sphingosinicella microcystinivorans):
CTCGAAGCCGTCGCGCGCCAGCCGGATCGCCGGTTCGAACAGCTTCGCCCACGGCAGGCGGCCGAAGCGCGCGTGCGCCATCGCCATCAGCCGGATGTTGCCGGGCACGCCGACGCTCTTGCCGCCGGGCACGGCCTCGCGGAACGGCATCGGCGTGCCGTCGGCCTGAAGGAACATGGTCGGCGTTGCCGCCTTCGGCGCCGTTTCGCGGCCGTCGATCGTGTAGAGCCTGCCGCTTTCGGCGTCGTGGTAGAGCAGGAAGCCGCCGCCGCCGATGCCCGACGACTGCGGCTCCACCACGGTCAGCGCCAGCATGGTGGCGAGCGCGGCGTCCGCGGCGCTGCCGCCAGCCGCCAGCATCGCCTTGCCCGCGTCTGCCGCCAGCGGGTGCGCCGCGGAGACGAGGCTGCTGTAGACGGGGCTGTCGTCGTCGAACGCCGGCGGCGGCAGCGCGGCGGACGGCGCGGGCGCCTGCGCGGCGCAGGCGGCGAGACCCAGGAAAAGCGCGCCTGTCGCGGCGCGGGCGATCGGATGTGTGAGCACGCTGACGTCATAGGACGCCGGGCCGCGCCGGGGCAAGGTTTCTAGGCGTCGGCGCCCACGGCCTGCGAGACGCGCTCGAAGCCGTCTGCCCTGAGGTGCGCGGCCAGCCCCGTCTTGATCGCGCCGACGAGGCCCGGCCCCTGATAGACGAGCGCCGTGTAGAGCTGGACGAGGCTCGCGCCCGCGCGGATCTTCCGATAGGCGTCGTCGGCGCTCGCGATGCCGCCGACGCCGATCAGCGGCACCGCGCCCACGGTCGCCTGCCGGAACGCCCGCAGCACCTCCGTCGATCGCGCCATCAGCGGCCGTCCGGACAGCCCGCCCGCTTCCGGGGCGTGCCGGCTTTTCAGCGTGTCCGGCCGCGCGATCGTGGTGTTCGAGACGACGAGGCCGTCGATCCCCGCCGCCACCACCGCGACCGCGATGTCGCCGATGTCGGCGTCGGTGACGTCGGGGGCCACTTTCAGGAAGATCGGCGTCTTGCGATGGCCGCGCGCCTCGATGACGCGGCCGAGCAGCCCTGAAAGCTCGTCCTTCGATTGCAGGGTGCGCAGGCCGGGCGTGTTGGGCGAGCTGATGTTGACGGTGATGTAGTCGACGAAGGGCGCGGCGTGCTCCACGGACAGCGCGTAATCGGCGATGCGGTCGCGCGAGTCCTTGTTGGCGCCGACGTTGAGGCCGGTCACGCCGCGCGGACCCCGGTTCCAGGCGCGTTCCTTGAACTTGTCGAGCGCCTGTTCGAGGCCGTCGTTGTTGAAGCCGAGCCGGTTGATCACCGCCTGGTCCTCGGTCAGGCGGAACATGCGCGGCTTCGGGTTGCCCGGCTGCGGCAGCGGCGTCACCGTTCCCGCCTCCACGAAGCCGAAGCCGAGCCGCAGCAGCGGGTTCAGGGCCTCGGCGTTCTTGTCGAAGCCCGCGGCGATGCCGACCGGGTTCGAAAAGCGCAGCCCCGCCACGGTGGTCCGCAGGCTGGGCGGGTCTTCGGGAAGCCGCGACGACGGCATCGCGCCGAGCATCCGTAAGGTCAGGCGGTGCGCGCGTTCGGCATCGAGCTTGAAGAGGACGGGGCGGACCAGCCCGTAAGGGATCTGCATATGACGTCAGCCTTAGCGCAGCGACGGCCCCGCGGTCAAAAGGAAGCGCGCGGGTTCCGGCGGCCGACACCCGCGGGTTTCAGGGCGCCCGGCCGCGGCGGATGCGCGACTCGGCGGCCGTGCGGAACGGCGGCGTCCGCCGAACCGCCGCCGCGCGCCCGGCGGTTGCCGCCCGCCGCCATGATCCTCCGGCATAAACCTCTGGATCGAAACACGAAGCCGGTCCGATGTCGGATTCGTACAATCCACGGCCGGGGCCGCCCGCTAGGGTCCGTCTCGCGACTCAGGGGACGTCCTTTCTTCCGGTATCCAGCAGGCCGGAACGAACACGACCCTCACTTTCCGGCCCGGGCGTTTCAATGCGCCCGGGCCTTCTTTTTTCCGGCCTTTTGTGCGGGCGCGAAGTTTTTGCGAACGGCTCACAGCATTTTGACGGGGCTTTGACGCTGCCGCCCTAAACCGGCGCTGCGACCCAAGGGTTCGTCTCCTATGCCCCCTCCGGGCATCCACGACCCCGACTGACAGGGGGGTCCGCTCCAACCCGGACCCCCCGCTTTTTGTCGGCTGCGAACTGCGACTCGCAGGGCGCGCAAAGCTTTGGTATCTGTGCCGAAACCTTCGGCTCAGGCGTGAGGCACGAAAGGTCGGTCGCGGTTCCATGTTCTCGATGCGCTACTATTCGCCCGCCCCGCCGCTTCGGCGGCTGCTGTCGAGCTATTATGTCGTCGAGGTCGGCGAGGCCCGCATCACCGACGTGATGCGCGCCGAGCTTCCCAACGTGCGCTTCGTGATTCGCGGCCGTTCCGCCCTCACCTGGCCCGACGGCAGCGTCCGCAGCGGCTATGGCGCCAGCCTGTTCGGGCCGCGCTGCCTGCCGCTCGGCATGGCGCTCGAAGGGCCGGCGCTGGTGTTCGGCGCTGGGATCATGCCCGATGGCTGGCTGCGCTGCTTCGGCGTCGATTCCGACGAGATGGCGGACGAGATGCTGCCGCTGGAGGACCTTGCCGGAAGCCGAGCGCGTTCGACGCTCTGCCGGATGCGCAACGGCGCCTCTGACGACGATCTCGTCGCCGCCGCCGACGCCTTTTTCCTGTCGCTGGCGCGGCGGTACGCGGCGCGTCAGGACCCCGGCTTCGGGATGCTGGTCGAGGATTGGCTGGTGCGCGGCAGCCCCGGCGGCATCGACGGCCTGATCGCGAACGCGGACCGCTCGGCGCGGCAGGTGGAGCGCCTGTGCCGCCGCACCTACGGCGCGCCGCCGAAGCTCTTGATGCGCAAGTACCGGGCCCTGCGCGCCGCAGTCGGGATCAGCCTCGATCCGGGCGCGCACTGGCTCGACATCGCGGGCGAGGACTTCTACGACCAGTCGCACTTCATCCGCGAGTTCCGCACGTTCGTGGGCATGACGCCCACGCAGTTCGCCGACGCCGGCGCTGCGGTAATGAGTCACAGCATCCGCCTGCGCCGCCAGCTTCCCACGCTTCCGAGGCTGTCGCTCGTCAGCTAGAGGCATCTCGCCGCTTGACTCGGGCGCCGCACCCCCCACATAAGCCGGACCGAATTCGTCTGATTTAGCGCCCGGAGTGTCCGTGATCCGCCTGACCAACCTTGCCGACTACGCGGTCGTCGTGATGACGGCGGCGGCGCGCGCGCCGGAGCGGCGCTTTTCCGCGGCCGAGCTTGCCGCCGAAACGGGCGTGCCCGCGCCCACGGCGGCGAAGCTCACGGGCATCCTCGCGCGCGCCGGGCTGCTCGAATCGGCGCGCGGCGTCACCGGCGGCGTCCAGCTCGGGCGCGATCCGGCCGGGATTAGCATCGCCGACATCGTCGAGGCCGTGGACGGCCCCATCGTCATCACCCAGTGCCTGGACAAGCCTTCGGACTGCGGGCTCGAACTGAACTGCGCGGTGCGTCCGCACTGGTCGCTCATCAACGCGCGCGTGCGCGAGGCGCTCGGCGAGATGAGCCTCGCCGCGATCGTCGCGGCCGCCGAGCGCGCGAACCAGCGTGTCGGGGAGCCCGCCTGATGGCCGTGAACGAACAGGCCCTCGCCCTCGCCGAGGAGCGCGCGAAGTACAAGTGGGGCTTCACGTCCGACGTCGAGTCCGATTTCGCGCCGAAGGGCCTCGACGAGGATACCGTCCGCTTCATCTCGATGAAGAAGGGCGAGCCCGAATGGATGCTGGAGTGGCGCCTGAAGGCCTTCCGGCTCTGGCAGGGCATGGAAAACCCGGACTGGGCGAAGCTCTCGATCCCGCCGATCGACTATCAGGACGCCTATTATTACGCCGCGCCGCGCAGGAAGCCGACGCTGAAGTCCTTGGACGAGCTCGACCCCGAGATCCTGCTCACCTACCAGAAGCTCGGCATCCCGATCGAGGAGCAGAAGGTGCTCGCGGGCGTCGAGGGCGCGCGGAAAGTGGCCGTCGACGCCGTGTTCGACAGCGTGTCCGTCGCCACCACCTTCCGCGAGGAGCTGAAGAAGGCGGGCGTCATCTTCCTGTCGATCAGCGAGGCGATCCGCGAGCATCCGGAGCTTGTCCGCAAGTATCTCGGCGCCGTGGTGCCGCAGCGCGACAACTTCTTCGCCTGCCTCAACAGCGCGGTCTTCTCGGACGGCACCTTCGTCTACGTGCCCGAAGGCGTGCGCTGCCCGATGGAGCTGTCCACCTATTTCCGCATCAACGCGGAGAACACCGGCCAGTTCGAGCGCACGCTGATCATCGCCGACAAGGGCGCCTACGTCTCCTACCTCGAAGGCTGCACCGCGCCGCAGCGCGACGAGAACCAGCTCCACGCCGCCGTCGTCGAGCTGGTCGCGCTGGAGGACGCCGAGATCAAGTATTCCACGGTGCAGAACTGGTATCCGGGCGACGCGAACGGCAAGGGCGGCATCTACAATTTCGTCACCAAGCGCGCGCACTGCCGGGGCGACCGCTCCAAGGTGTCGTGGACGCAGGTCGAGACCGGCTCGGCGATCACGTGGAAATACCCGTCCTGCGTGCTCTCGGGGAAGGACAGCGTCGGCGAGTTCTACTCGGTCGCGCTCACCAACAACTACCAGCAGGCCGACACCGGCACGAAGATGATCCACCTCGGCGCGGGCTCGCGCTCCACGATCATCTCGAAGGGCATCTCGGCAGGCAAATCGAACAACACCTACCGCGGCCTCGTCCGCGTCGGCCCCTCGGCGGAGGGCGTGCGCAACTTCACCCAGTGCGATTCGCTGCTGCTCGGCTCCGAATGCGGCGCGCACACCGTCCCCTACATCGAGGTGAAGAACCCGAGCGCGCAGATCGAGCACGAGGCGACGACGAGCAAGATCAGCGACGACCAGCTCTTCTACGCCATGCAGCGCGGCCTCGACCGCGAGGCGGCGGTGGCGCTCATCGTCAACGGCTTCGCGAAAGAGGTGCTCCAGCAGCTCCCGATGGAATTCGCCGTGGAGGCGCAGAAGCTCCTCGGCATCAGCCTTGAGGGGAGCGTGGGGTGATCAAACAGGTGATTTTCATCGCTTTCCTTGTGGTGATGGCAGGTTTCATCTGGTGGCGTTTTTACGTTTCAATGCGCGACCAAATGGCGGACGTCAGAGGTGCGATTTACGTCAGACAGGAACAGCCGCTGCTATTCTGGTTTTCGACGTCGATGATGGCAGTTGGTGCCACGCTGATTTCGTTGATCGCACTGACCCTAGGCTATGGCGCCATCTCTGGCTCTTTGGATTGAAGTTACAATGCTCAAGATTGAAAACCTCCACGCCAATGTCGGCGACAAGGAAATCCTCAAGGGCCTGACGCTCAGCGTTGGCGCGGGCGAGGTGCACGCCATCATGGGGCCGAACGGCTCGGGCAAGTCGACGCTCGGCTATGTGCTCGCGGGCCGCGAGGGCTACGAGGCGACCTCGGGCTCCGTCACCTTCAACGGCGAGGACCTGCTCGCGATGGAGCCGCATGAGCGCGCCGCCGCCGGCTTCTTCCTCGGCCTCCAGTATCCGGTCGAGATTCCCGGCGTCTCCAACCTCAATTTCCTGCGCACCGCGCTCAACGCCCAGCGCAAGCTGCGCGGCGAGGCGGACATCTCGGCCGCAGATTTCATGCGCCTCGCGCGCGCCGAGGCGGATGCCTTCGATCTCACCATGGATCACATGAAGCGCGGCGTGAACGTCGGCTTCTCGGGCGGCGAGAAGAAGCGCAACGAGATGGTGCAGATGGCGCTGCTCCAGCCGAAATTCGCGGTGCTCGACGAGACCGATTCCGGCCTCGACATCGACGCGCTGAAGACGGTCGCGAACGGCATCAATCGCTTGCGTTCGCCCGAGCGCGGCTTCCTGCTCATCACCCACTACCAGCGCCTGCTCGACTACGTGAAGCCGGACCGGGTGCACGTGCTCTCCGCCGGACGCATCGTCCGCTCGGGCGGGCCGGAACTCGCGCATGAACTGGAGCGCGAGGGCTACGGAGAGATGGCGGCGTGAACGCCCTCGCCCTCCCCACACGCCGCGACGAGGCATGGCGCTACAGCGACCTCGATGCGCTCGCCGAGGTGTGGCCGTCGGGCGTCGTCACGGAAACCATCGCGGTGCCCGCCGGGGAAAGTCTCGCCCGCACGCTCGTCGCCGATGCCGCGCAGCCGGTCTCGGTGCGCGACTTCGTGATCTCGATCGCGGACGGCGCGCGGCTCGATTTCCACATGCTCAACCTCGGCGCCCGCTACGGCCGCATCGCGCTCGACGTGACTCTCGGCGAGGGCGCGCATTTCGAGCTCGGCGCCGCGCAGGTCGCGGGCGGCAAGGCGACGCTGGAAATCGTCACCCGCGTGCGCCACGCTGCGCCCGGCGCCACCAGCCGCCAGACCGTCCGCACCGTGCTCGCGCAGCAGGCCACCGGCACCTATCTCGGGCAGATCGTCGTCGATCGCGGCGCGCAGAAGACCGATGCCGAGCAGTCGGTGAAGGCGATGCTGCTCGACCGCACCGCCACGGCGAACGCCAAGCCGGAGCTCGAGATCTACGCCGACGACGTGAAGTGCGCGCACGGCGCGACGGTCGGCGAACTTGACGCCACCCAATATTTCTACCTGACCAGCCGCGGCCTGCCCCCGGCCGAGGCGAAGCGGCTGCTCCTGCAAGCGTTCCTCGCCGATGCTTTCGTAAACTTCGCCGACACCGAAACGCTCGAAGCGGCGGCGCTCGCCGCGCTGGAGCAGATCGCATGAACGCGCTCACCCCGATCAGCGTCTCGCGCCGCGCCGACTTCCCGGGTGTCGGCGACTGGGCCTATCTCGATTCCGCCGCGACCGCGCAGAAACCGCAAGTCGTGATCGACGCCATCGCCGCCGCCTACGGCCCCGAGTACGCCACCGTGCACCGCGGCGTTTACGCGCGCTCGGCGACGATGACCGAGCGTTTCGAGGCGGCGCGCAGCACCGCCGCCCGCTTCATCAATGCCGCGAGTCCGAACGAGATCGTCTTCGTGCGCGGTGCGACCGAGGCCATCAACCTCGTTGCTCAGACGTGGGGGGCGGCGAACCTGAAAGCCGGCGACCGTATCCTGCTGTCGCGGCTGGAGCACCATTCGAACATCGTGCCGTGGCAGCTTTTGCGGGACCGCACCGGCATCGAAATCGACGTCGCGCCGCTCACCGCCGACCACCGCATCGACGAGGATGCGCTGGAGGCGATGCTCACCCCCGCGCACAGGCTCGTCGCCGTCGCGCACGTCTCGAACGTGCTCGGCTCGGTGGCGGACATCGCCCGCATCGCCCGCGCCGC
Coding sequences:
- a CDS encoding quinone-dependent dihydroorotate dehydrogenase; protein product: MQIPYGLVRPVLFKLDAERAHRLTLRMLGAMPSSRLPEDPPSLRTTVAGLRFSNPVGIAAGFDKNAEALNPLLRLGFGFVEAGTVTPLPQPGNPKPRMFRLTEDQAVINRLGFNNDGLEQALDKFKERAWNRGPRGVTGLNVGANKDSRDRIADYALSVEHAAPFVDYITVNISSPNTPGLRTLQSKDELSGLLGRVIEARGHRKTPIFLKVAPDVTDADIGDIAVAVVAAGIDGLVVSNTTIARPDTLKSRHAPEAGGLSGRPLMARSTEVLRAFRQATVGAVPLIGVGGIASADDAYRKIRAGASLVQLYTALVYQGPGLVGAIKTGLAAHLRADGFERVSQAVGADA
- a CDS encoding helix-turn-helix domain-containing protein, whose amino-acid sequence is MFSMRYYSPAPPLRRLLSSYYVVEVGEARITDVMRAELPNVRFVIRGRSALTWPDGSVRSGYGASLFGPRCLPLGMALEGPALVFGAGIMPDGWLRCFGVDSDEMADEMLPLEDLAGSRARSTLCRMRNGASDDDLVAAADAFFLSLARRYAARQDPGFGMLVEDWLVRGSPGGIDGLIANADRSARQVERLCRRTYGAPPKLLMRKYRALRAAVGISLDPGAHWLDIAGEDFYDQSHFIREFRTFVGMTPTQFADAGAAVMSHSIRLRRQLPTLPRLSLVS
- a CDS encoding SUF system Fe-S cluster assembly regulator; this translates as MIRLTNLADYAVVVMTAAARAPERRFSAAELAAETGVPAPTAAKLTGILARAGLLESARGVTGGVQLGRDPAGISIADIVEAVDGPIVITQCLDKPSDCGLELNCAVRPHWSLINARVREALGEMSLAAIVAAAERANQRVGEPA
- the sufB gene encoding Fe-S cluster assembly protein SufB, with the protein product MAVNEQALALAEERAKYKWGFTSDVESDFAPKGLDEDTVRFISMKKGEPEWMLEWRLKAFRLWQGMENPDWAKLSIPPIDYQDAYYYAAPRRKPTLKSLDELDPEILLTYQKLGIPIEEQKVLAGVEGARKVAVDAVFDSVSVATTFREELKKAGVIFLSISEAIREHPELVRKYLGAVVPQRDNFFACLNSAVFSDGTFVYVPEGVRCPMELSTYFRINAENTGQFERTLIIADKGAYVSYLEGCTAPQRDENQLHAAVVELVALEDAEIKYSTVQNWYPGDANGKGGIYNFVTKRAHCRGDRSKVSWTQVETGSAITWKYPSCVLSGKDSVGEFYSVALTNNYQQADTGTKMIHLGAGSRSTIISKGISAGKSNNTYRGLVRVGPSAEGVRNFTQCDSLLLGSECGAHTVPYIEVKNPSAQIEHEATTSKISDDQLFYAMQRGLDREAAVALIVNGFAKEVLQQLPMEFAVEAQKLLGISLEGSVG
- the sufC gene encoding Fe-S cluster assembly ATPase SufC is translated as MLKIENLHANVGDKEILKGLTLSVGAGEVHAIMGPNGSGKSTLGYVLAGREGYEATSGSVTFNGEDLLAMEPHERAAAGFFLGLQYPVEIPGVSNLNFLRTALNAQRKLRGEADISAADFMRLARAEADAFDLTMDHMKRGVNVGFSGGEKKRNEMVQMALLQPKFAVLDETDSGLDIDALKTVANGINRLRSPERGFLLITHYQRLLDYVKPDRVHVLSAGRIVRSGGPELAHELEREGYGEMAA
- a CDS encoding SufD family Fe-S cluster assembly protein, which translates into the protein MNALALPTRRDEAWRYSDLDALAEVWPSGVVTETIAVPAGESLARTLVADAAQPVSVRDFVISIADGARLDFHMLNLGARYGRIALDVTLGEGAHFELGAAQVAGGKATLEIVTRVRHAAPGATSRQTVRTVLAQQATGTYLGQIVVDRGAQKTDAEQSVKAMLLDRTATANAKPELEIYADDVKCAHGATVGELDATQYFYLTSRGLPPAEAKRLLLQAFLADAFVNFADTETLEAAALAALEQIA